One region of Spiroplasma endosymbiont of Asaphidion curtum genomic DNA includes:
- a CDS encoding transposase family protein yields the protein MLDKYKDENEFYSLIGIKYKTFMKMVEILKEAEAKQKQISGRPNKLSIEQRLLMTLEYWKEYSTYRIIAKKYNRLLALLIY from the coding sequence ATGTTAGATAAATACAAAGACGAAAATGAATTTTATAGTCTAATAGGCATAAAATATAAAACTTTCATGAAAATGGTAGAAATTTTAAAAGAAGCTGAAGCTAAACAAAAACAAATTAGTGGTAGACCAAATAAATTATCAATAGAGCAAAGATTACTTATGACTTTAGAATACTGAAAAGAATATAGTACATATCGTATTATTGCAAAAAAATATAATAGACTTCTTGCATTACTTATTTATTAA
- a CDS encoding IS5 family transposase (programmed frameshift), translating to MKFDKFNFINDKELLRLTGIKQSTFNKMLNILKEAELKKFKRGGKNNKLSLENRLLMTLSYWREYRTYFHLGKSFDISEASCYRNIKWIEDILIKHPDFQQLAGKKALINDYFNDKTIIIDATETPIQRPKKGQKQSYSGKKKKHTIKTQVIIEKESKIIIATNFSLGKKHDFCLFKESKIPILKNTKLIVDNGYQGIQKIHSNVLIPKKKTKKNPLNKEQKHNNKLISKMRIIIENIFAILKKFKIITEKYRNRRKRFSLRFNLIASIYNLQL from the exons ATGAAATTTGATAAATTTAATTTTATTAATGATAAAGAATTATTACGATTAACTGGAATAAAGCAAAGTACTTTTAATAAAATGTTAAATATTTTAAAAGAAGCTGAGTTAAAAAAGTTTAAAAGAGGTGGTAAAAATAATAAATTATCATTAGAAAATAGATTATTGATGACTTTATCATATTGACGAGAATATCGTACTTATTTTCATCTTGGTAAAAGTTTTGATATTAGTGAAGCTAGTTGTTATCGAAATATCAAGTGAATTGAAGATATTTTAATCAAACATCCTGATTTTCAACAACTTGCTGGTAAAAAAGCATTAATAAATGATTATTTTAATGATAAAACAATTATTATTGATGCTACAGAAACACCCATTCAACGCCCAAAAAAAG GACAAAAACAATCTTATTCAGGAAAAAAGAAAAAACACACTATTAAAACACAAGTAATTATTGAAAAAGAAAGCAAAATAATTATTGCAACAAATTTTTCTCTCGGTAAAAAGCATGATTTTTGTTTATTTAAAGAATCAAAAATCCCAATTTTAAAAAATACTAAATTAATAGTTGATAATGGTTATCAAGGAATACAAAAAATTCATAGTAATGTTCTAATACCTAAGAAAAAAACAAAGAAAAACCCTTTAAATAAAGAACAAAAACATAATAATAAATTAATTTCAAAAATGAGAATTATTATTGAAAATATTTTTGCTATTCTTAAAAAATTTAAAATTATTACTGAAAAATATCGTAATCGTAGAAAACGATTTAGTTTAAGATTTAATTTAATTGCTTCAATTTATAATTTGCAATTATAG
- a CDS encoding IS5 family transposase (programmed frameshift), whose protein sequence is MKFDKFNFINDKELLRLTGIKQSTFNKMLNILKEAELKKFKRGGKNNKLSLENRLLMTLSYWREYRTYFHLGKSFDISEASCYRNIKWIEDILIKHPDFQQLAGKKALINDYFNDKTIIIDATETPIQRPKKTQKQSYSGKKKKHTIKTQVIIEKESKIIIATNFSLGKKHDFCLFKESKIPILKNTKLIVDNGYQGIQKIHSNVLIPKKKTKKNPLNKEQKHNNKLISKMRIIIENIFAILKKFKIITEKYRNRRKRFSLRFNLIASIYNLQL, encoded by the exons ATGAAATTTGATAAATTTAATTTTATTAATGATAAAGAATTATTACGATTAACTGGAATAAAGCAAAGTACTTTTAATAAAATGTTAAATATTTTAAAAGAAGCTGAGTTAAAAAAGTTTAAAAGAGGTGGTAAAAATAATAAATTATCATTAGAAAATAGATTATTGATGACTTTATCATATTGACGAGAATATCGTACTTATTTTCATCTTGGTAAAAGTTTTGATATTAGTGAAGCTAGTTGTTATCGAAATATCAAGTGAATTGAAGATATTTTAATCAAACATCCTGATTTTCAACAACTTGCTGGTAAAAAAGCATTAATAAATGATTATTTTAATGATAAAACAATTATTATTGATGCTACAGAAACACCCATTCAACGCCCAAAAAAGAC ACAAAAACAATCTTATTCAGGAAAAAAGAAAAAACACACTATTAAAACACAAGTAATTATTGAAAAAGAAAGCAAAATAATTATTGCAACAAATTTTTCTCTCGGTAAAAAGCATGATTTTTGTTTATTTAAAGAATCAAAAATCCCAATTTTAAAAAATACTAAATTAATAGTTGATAATGGTTATCAAGGAATACAAAAAATTCATAGTAATGTTCTAATACCTAAGAAAAAAACAAAGAAAAACCCTTTAAATAAAGAACAAAAACATAATAATAAATTAATTTCAAAAATGAGAATTATTATTGAAAATATTTTTGCTATTCTTAAAAAATTTAAAATTATTACTGAAAAATATCGTAATCGTAGAAAACGATTTAGTTTAAGATTTAATTTAATTGCTTCAATTTATAATTTGCAATTATAG
- a CDS encoding transposase family protein produces the protein MFLKSNTLINPKLELIADSGYQGLQNVHKNTLLPIKKSKNNPLNPDKKEYNSFLNKVRIAIEHVFARLKRFKILVYRYRNKIRRFGLRFNLISGIYNFELS, from the coding sequence TTATTTTTAAAATCAAATACACTTATAAATCCAAAATTAGAATTAATTGCTGATTCAGGATATCAAGGTTTGCAAAATGTTCATAAAAATACATTATTGCCAATTAAAAAGAGTAAAAATAATCCTTTAAATCCAGATAAAAAGGAATATAATAGCTTTTTAAATAAAGTTAGAATTGCCATTGAACATGTTTTTGCTAGATTAAAAAGATTTAAAATACTAGTTTATCGTTATCGCAATAAGATTAGAAGATTTGGATTACGATTTAACTTAATTTCAGGAATATATAATTTTGAATTAAGCTAG
- a CDS encoding transposase family protein, with the protein MKFDKFNFINDKELLRLTGIKQSTFNKMLNILKEAELKKFKRGGKNNKLSLENRLLMTLSYWREYRTYFHLGKSFDISEASCYRNIKWIEDILIKHPDFQQLAGKKALINDYFNELNYTCKCK; encoded by the coding sequence ATGAAATTTGATAAATTTAATTTTATTAATGATAAAGAATTATTACGATTAACTGGAATAAAGCAAAGTACTTTTAATAAAATGTTAAATATTTTAAAAGAAGCTGAGTTAAAAAAGTTTAAAAGAGGTGGTAAAAATAATAAATTATCATTAGAAAATAGATTATTGATGACTTTATCATATTGACGAGAATATCGTACTTATTTTCATCTTGGTAAAAGTTTTGATATTAGTGAAGCTAGTTGTTATCGAAATATCAAGTGAATTGAAGATATTTTAATCAAACATCCTGATTTTCAACAACTTGCTGGTAAAAAAGCATTAATAAATGATTATTTTAATGAGCTGAATTATACTTGTAAGTGCAAGTAA
- a CDS encoding IS30 family transposase produces the protein MGYKHLGIYERIYIENQLKFKVKISEIAKNLNRSISTIIREVNRNKDSNHYFSLIAQNKAENRKQSHVYFHKFKNRELVKYVQQKLLLGWSPEQIYGRIKNFHKEWIISFKTIYNWIYSGLLEKVTNKNLRRKGKKRKSQENRGKFNGKSIKERNINVNNRITVGHWEGDTVVSSRGKSKSCLITLVERTSRFTLAMLVENRTTKVINENISHYLSILPNNLVKTITFDRGKEFSNWQQLEKNLNVKIYFANAYSPWQRGTNENTNGLIREKFPKKFNFSNTTKNAVHKFILSLNQRPRKILNYLSPIEYLVRKII, from the coding sequence ATGGGTTACAAACATCTTGGCATATATGAAAGAATTTATATTGAGAATCAATTGAAGTTTAAAGTAAAAATTAGTGAAATAGCTAAAAATCTTAATCGAAGTATTAGTACTATTATTCGAGAAGTCAATAGAAATAAAGATAGTAATCATTATTTTTCATTAATTGCACAAAATAAAGCAGAAAACAGAAAACAATCACATGTTTATTTTCATAAGTTTAAAAATAGAGAATTAGTAAAATATGTACAACAAAAATTACTATTAGGTTGATCGCCTGAACAAATTTATGGCAGAATTAAAAATTTTCATAAAGAATGAATTATTAGTTTTAAAACAATTTACAATTGAATTTATTCTGGATTACTTGAAAAAGTTACTAATAAAAATTTAAGAAGAAAAGGTAAGAAACGAAAATCTCAAGAAAATCGCGGTAAATTTAATGGTAAATCAATTAAAGAACGAAATATTAATGTTAATAATCGTATAACTGTTGGTCATTGAGAAGGTGATACTGTAGTATCATCACGAGGTAAAAGTAAATCATGTTTAATAACTTTAGTTGAAAGAACATCAAGATTTACTTTAGCAATGTTAGTTGAAAATAGAACTACTAAAGTTATTAACGAAAACATTAGCCATTATTTATCAATTCTTCCAAATAATCTTGTTAAGACTATAACATTTGATAGGGGTAAAGAATTTTCTAATTGACAACAACTTGAAAAAAATTTAAATGTGAAAATTTATTTTGCTAATGCGTATTCGCCTTGACAAAGAGGTACTAATGAAAATACTAATGGTTTAATTAGAGAAAAATTTCCTAAAAAATTTAATTTTTCAAATACTACTAAAAATGCAGTTCATAAATTTATATTGTCTTTAAACCAAAGACCAAGAAAAATACTAAATTATCTTTCACCAATCGAATATTTGGTTAGAAAAATAATTTAG
- the rpsD gene encoding 30S ribosomal protein S4, translated as MSRYTGAIFRIARRVGFSILETGKEFSKGKKRTTAPGQHGARRRKLSNYGLQQQEKQKVRYMYGLNEKQFRNTFLKAKKMSGVTGTNFLILLESRLDNIVYRLGLATTRSAARQLVNHSHILVNNKKVNIPSYHVSVNDKITIKEHSKKHPKVLEAVELNAGTLEFVSFDRKNIVGTYLRYPERNELSSEINESLIVEWYNRII; from the coding sequence ATGTCAAGATATACAGGCGCTATTTTTAGAATTGCAAGAAGAGTTGGGTTTTCAATTTTAGAAACTGGAAAAGAGTTTTCTAAAGGAAAAAAAAGAACAACTGCTCCAGGACAACATGGAGCAAGGAGAAGAAAATTATCTAACTATGGTTTACAACAACAAGAAAAACAAAAAGTAAGATATATGTATGGTTTAAATGAAAAACAATTTCGAAATACATTTTTAAAAGCTAAAAAAATGAGTGGTGTTACAGGAACTAACTTTTTAATTTTATTAGAATCTCGTTTAGATAACATTGTTTATCGTTTAGGTTTAGCAACAACAAGAAGTGCGGCCCGCCAATTAGTTAATCATAGTCATATATTAGTAAATAATAAGAAAGTTAATATCCCTTCTTATCATGTATCAGTTAATGATAAGATTACAATTAAAGAACATTCTAAGAAACATCCAAAAGTGTTAGAAGCAGTTGAATTAAATGCTGGAACATTAGAATTTGTTAGTTTTGATCGCAAAAACATTGTTGGAACTTACCTTCGTTATCCTGAAAGAAATGAATTAAGTTCTGAAATTAATGAATCTTTAATTGTTGAATGATATAACCGTATTATTTAA
- a CDS encoding ankyrin repeat domain-containing protein, with translation MEFGADVNCSTSSGDTPLHLALNENDFGLAQLFIERGANPDILFNNLDTPLHIASRNFAGLTFMQVLIQKGVNVNTANMMGSMPIHEATFVNNISAMQLLISEGANANVINNIGAPLHITIITGAITTAIFLLRNRTDVDIRNNNLDTPLHWAVYNSDVITTTILLEANANINIRGLNGATSFELGEYFNNFEIRNLMWEQINRNINKNDSNICSIEKNIQQQQKVLFNHKRDHKQKIEFVADNKNPKKFKVSEISQRDWDEAGTSGVMMNTNTEIKTKQEVGYALPNLSEYTFKSEEMSEQKQREKENPL, from the coding sequence ATTGAGTTTGGTGCTGATGTTAATTGTTCTACTTCTAGTGGTGATACCCCCCTACATTTAGCATTAAATGAAAATGACTTTGGATTAGCACAATTATTTATTGAAAGAGGTGCAAATCCAGATATTTTATTTAATAATCTTGATACGCCTTTACATATTGCAAGTCGCAATTTTGCAGGATTAACATTTATGCAAGTGTTAATTCAAAAAGGTGTTAATGTAAATACTGCTAATATGATGGGTAGTATGCCAATTCATGAAGCGACATTTGTAAATAATATTTCAGCAATGCAATTATTAATTAGTGAAGGAGCTAATGCCAATGTTATTAATAATATTGGAGCTCCATTGCATATTACAATAATTACTGGTGCGATTACAACAGCAATTTTTTTATTAAGAAATCGGACTGATGTTGATATTAGAAATAATAATCTTGATACGCCGTTACACTGAGCAGTTTATAATAGTGATGTCATAACAACTACTATTCTCTTAGAAGCAAATGCTAATATTAATATTAGAGGGTTAAATGGGGCAACATCATTTGAACTTGGAGAATATTTTAATAATTTTGAAATAAGAAATTTAATGTGAGAACAAATTAATAGGAATATTAATAAAAATGATTCTAATATATGTTCAATAGAAAAAAATATTCAGCAACAACAAAAAGTTTTATTTAATCATAAAAGAGATCACAAACAAAAAATAGAATTTGTAGCAGATAATAAAAATCCTAAAAAATTTAAAGTTAGTGAAATTTCACAAAGAGATTGAGACGAGGCAGGAACATCAGGGGTTATGATGAATACTAATACTGAAATAAAAACAAAACAAGAAGTGGGTTATGCTTTACCAAATTTATCAGAATATACTTTTAAAAGTGAAGAAATGTCAGAACAAAAGCAAAGAGAAAAAGAAAATCCTTTATAG
- a CDS encoding IS5 family transposase (programmed frameshift), whose translation MKFDKFNFINDKELLRLTGIKQSTFNKMLNILKEAELKKFKRGGKNNKLSLENRLLMTLSYWREYRTYFHLGKSFDISEASCYRNIKWIEDILIKHPDFQQLAGKKALINDYFNDKTIIIDATETPIQRPKKGQKQSYSGKKKKHTIKTQVIIEKESKIIIATNFSLGKKHDFCLFKESKIPILKNTKLIVDNGYQGIQKIHSNVLIPKKKTKKNPLNKEQKHNNKLISKMRIIIENIFAIFKKFKIITEKYRNRRKRFSLRFNLIASIYNLQL comes from the exons ATGAAATTTGATAAATTTAATTTTATTAATGATAAAGAATTATTACGATTAACTGGAATAAAGCAAAGTACTTTTAATAAAATGTTAAATATTTTAAAAGAAGCTGAGTTAAAAAAGTTTAAAAGAGGTGGTAAAAATAATAAATTATCATTAGAAAATAGATTATTGATGACTTTATCATATTGACGAGAATATCGTACTTATTTTCATCTTGGTAAAAGTTTTGATATTAGTGAAGCTAGTTGTTATCGAAATATCAAGTGAATTGAAGATATTTTAATCAAACATCCTGATTTTCAACAACTTGCTGGTAAAAAAGCATTAATAAATGATTATTTTAATGATAAAACAATTATTATTGATGCTACAGAAACACCCATTCAACGCCCAAAAAAAG GACAAAAACAATCTTATTCAGGAAAAAAGAAAAAACACACTATTAAAACACAAGTAATTATTGAAAAAGAAAGCAAAATAATTATTGCAACAAATTTTTCTCTCGGTAAAAAGCATGATTTTTGTTTATTTAAAGAATCAAAAATCCCAATTTTAAAAAATACTAAATTAATAGTTGATAATGGTTATCAAGGAATACAAAAAATTCATAGTAATGTTCTAATACCTAAGAAAAAAACAAAGAAAAACCCTTTAAATAAAGAACAAAAACATAATAATAAATTAATTTCAAAAATGAGAATTATTATTGAAAATATTTTTGCTATTTTTAAAAAATTTAAAATTATTACTGAAAAATATCGTAATCGTAGAAAACGATTTAGTTTAAGATTTAATTTAATTGCTTCAATTTATAATTTGCAATTATAG
- a CDS encoding IS30 family transposase, with protein sequence MGYKHLGIYERIYIENQLKFKVKISEIAKNLNRSISTIIREVNRNKDSNHYFSLIAQNKAENRKQSHVYFHKFKNRELVKYVQQKLLLGWSPEQIYGRIKNFHKEWIISFKTIYNWIYSGLLEKVTNKNLRRKDKKRKSQENRGKFNGKSIKERNINVNNRITVGHWEGDTVVSSRGKSKSCLITLVERTSRFTLAMLVENRTTKVVNENISHYLSILPNNLVKTITFDRGKEFSNWQQLEKNLNVKIYFANAYSPWQRGTNENTNGLIREKFPKKFNFSNTTKNAVHKFILSLNQRPRKILNYLSPIEYLVRKII encoded by the coding sequence ATGGGTTACAAACATCTTGGCATATATGAAAGAATTTATATTGAGAATCAATTGAAGTTTAAAGTAAAAATTAGTGAAATAGCTAAAAATCTTAATCGAAGTATTAGTACTATTATTCGAGAAGTCAATAGAAATAAAGATAGTAATCATTATTTTTCATTAATTGCACAAAATAAAGCAGAAAACAGAAAACAATCACATGTTTATTTTCATAAGTTTAAAAATAGAGAATTAGTAAAATATGTACAACAAAAATTACTATTAGGTTGATCGCCTGAACAAATTTATGGCAGAATTAAAAATTTTCATAAAGAATGAATTATTAGTTTTAAAACAATTTACAATTGAATTTATTCTGGATTACTTGAAAAAGTTACTAATAAAAATTTAAGAAGAAAAGATAAGAAACGAAAATCTCAAGAAAATCGCGGTAAATTTAATGGTAAATCAATTAAAGAACGAAATATTAATGTTAATAATCGTATAACTGTTGGTCATTGAGAAGGTGATACTGTAGTATCATCACGAGGTAAAAGTAAATCATGTTTAATAACTTTAGTTGAAAGAACATCAAGATTTACTTTAGCAATGTTAGTTGAAAATAGAACTACTAAAGTTGTTAACGAAAACATTAGCCATTATTTATCAATTCTTCCAAATAATCTTGTTAAGACTATAACATTTGATAGGGGTAAAGAATTTTCTAATTGACAACAACTTGAAAAAAATTTAAATGTGAAAATTTATTTTGCTAATGCGTATTCGCCTTGACAAAGAGGTACTAATGAAAATACTAATGGTTTAATTAGAGAAAAATTTCCTAAAAAATTTAATTTTTCAAATACTACTAAAAATGCAGTTCATAAATTTATATTGTCTTTAAACCAAAGACCAAGAAAAATACTAAATTATCTTTCACCAATCGAATATTTGGTTAGAAAAATAATTTAG
- a CDS encoding transposase family protein has protein sequence MKFDKFNFINDKELLRLTGIKQSTFNKMLNILKEAELKKFKRGGKNNKLSLENRLLMTLSYWREYRTYFHLGKSFDISEASCYRNIKWIKDILIKHPDFQQLAGKKALINDYFNDKTIIIDATETPIQRPKKDKNNLIQEKRKNTLLKHK, from the coding sequence ATGAAATTTGATAAATTTAATTTTATTAATGATAAAGAATTATTACGATTAACTGGAATAAAGCAAAGTACTTTTAATAAAATGTTAAATATTTTAAAAGAAGCTGAGTTAAAAAAGTTTAAAAGAGGTGGTAAAAATAATAAATTATCATTAGAAAATAGATTATTGATGACTTTATCATATTGACGAGAATATCGTACTTATTTTCATCTTGGTAAAAGTTTTGATATTAGTGAAGCTAGTTGTTATCGAAATATCAAGTGAATTAAAGATATTTTAATCAAACATCCTGATTTTCAACAACTTGCTGGTAAAAAAGCATTAATAAATGATTATTTTAATGATAAAACAATTATTATTGATGCTACAGAAACACCCATTCAACGCCCAAAAAAAGACAAAAACAATCTTATTCAGGAAAAAAGAAAAAACACACTATTAAAACACAAGTAA
- a CDS encoding cation:dicarboxylate symporter family transporter: MWHTLTILFFGINPVQWWKFAWKPVIQGFATKSFQATIPISIDALKDDMKIKEEAVNLVLPLSSTMGLTGCAGVCSSWCRFNVCL, from the coding sequence GTGTGGCATACATTAACGATATTATTTTTTGGGATTAATCCAGTACAGTGATGAAAATTTGCTTGGAAACCGGTTATTCAAGGTTTTGCAACGAAATCCTTTCAAGCAACAATTCCTATATCAATAGATGCCTTAAAAGATGATATGAAAATTAAAGAAGAAGCCGTAAACTTAGTATTACCGTTATCCTCAACGATGGGATTAACTGGATGTGCTGGTGTTTGTTCAAGCTGGTGTCGTTTTAATGTTTGTTTATAA
- a CDS encoding transposase family protein: MANKIISVDFCYGSIHDYKLFLKSNTLINPKLELIADSGYQGLQNVHKNTLLPIKKSKNNPLNPDKKEYNSFLSKVRIAIEHVFARLKRFKILVYRYRNKN, from the coding sequence TTGGCCAATAAAATTATTTCAGTAGATTTTTGTTATGGCAGTATTCATGATTATAAGTTATTTTTAAAATCAAATACACTTATAAATCCAAAATTAGAATTAATTGCTGATTCAGGATATCAAGGTTTGCAAAATGTTCATAAAAATACATTATTGCCAATTAAAAAGAGTAAAAATAATCCTTTAAATCCAGATAAAAAGGAATATAATAGCTTTTTAAGTAAAGTTAGAATTGCCATTGAACATGTTTTTGCTAGATTAAAAAGATTTAAAATACTAGTTTATCGTTATCGCAATAAGAATTAG
- a CDS encoding IS30 family transposase: MGYKHLGIYERIYIENQLKFKVKISEIAKNLNRSISTIIREVNRNKDSNHYFSLIAQNKAENRKQSHVYFHKFKNRELVKYVQQKLLLGWSPEQIYGRIKNFHKEWIISFKTIYNWIYSGLLEKVTNKNLRRKGKKRKSQENRGKFNGKSIKERNINVNNRITVGHWEGDTVVSSRGKSKSCLITLVERTSRFTLAMLVENRTTKVVNENISHYLSILPNNLVKTITFDRGKEFSNWQQLEKNLNVKIYFANAYSPWQRGTNENTNGLIREKFPKKFNFSNTTKNAVHKFILSLNQRPRKILNYLSPIEYLVRKII; this comes from the coding sequence ATGGGTTACAAACATCTTGGCATATATGAAAGAATTTATATTGAGAATCAATTGAAGTTTAAAGTAAAAATTAGTGAAATAGCTAAAAATCTTAATCGAAGTATTAGTACTATTATTCGAGAAGTCAATAGAAATAAAGATAGTAATCATTATTTTTCATTAATTGCACAAAATAAAGCAGAAAACAGAAAACAATCACATGTTTATTTTCATAAGTTTAAAAATAGAGAATTAGTAAAATATGTACAACAAAAATTACTATTAGGTTGATCGCCTGAACAAATTTATGGCAGAATTAAAAATTTTCATAAAGAATGAATTATTAGTTTTAAAACAATTTACAATTGAATTTATTCTGGATTACTTGAAAAAGTTACTAATAAAAATTTAAGAAGAAAAGGTAAGAAACGAAAATCTCAAGAAAATCGCGGTAAATTTAATGGTAAATCAATTAAAGAACGAAATATTAATGTTAATAATCGTATAACTGTTGGTCATTGAGAAGGTGATACTGTAGTATCATCACGAGGTAAAAGTAAATCATGTTTAATAACTTTAGTTGAAAGAACATCAAGATTTACTTTAGCAATGTTAGTTGAAAATAGAACTACTAAAGTTGTTAACGAAAACATTAGCCATTATTTATCAATTCTTCCAAATAATCTTGTTAAGACTATAACATTTGATAGGGGTAAAGAATTTTCTAATTGACAACAACTTGAAAAAAATTTAAATGTGAAAATTTATTTTGCTAATGCGTATTCGCCTTGACAAAGAGGTACTAATGAAAATACTAATGGTTTAATTAGAGAAAAATTTCCTAAAAAATTTAATTTTTCAAATACTACTAAAAATGCAGTTCATAAATTTATATTGTCTTTAAACCAAAGACCAAGAAAAATACTAAATTATCTTTCACCAATCGAATATTTGGTTAGAAAAATAATTTAG
- a CDS encoding transposase family protein: MKMVEILKEAEAKQKQIGGRPNKLSIEQKLLMTLEYWKEYSTYRIIKKILLENKGTNNNNNLLAIDASEIPIERIKKTKIIIFW; this comes from the coding sequence ATGAAAATGGTAGAAATTTTAAAAGAAGCTGAAGCTAAACAAAAACAAATTGGTGGTAGACCAAATAAATTATCAATAGAGCAAAAATTACTTATGACTTTAGAATACTGAAAAGAATATAGTACATATCGTATTATTAAAAAGATATTATTGGAAAATAAGGGTACTAATAATAATAATAATTTATTAGCAATTGATGCTTCAGAAATTCCAATTGAAAGAATTAAAAAAACTAAAATTATTATTTTCTGGTAA